One genomic region from Bacillus aquiflavi encodes:
- a CDS encoding glutathione peroxidase, whose protein sequence is MSIYKFSVETISGDRIILKAFKGQVLLIVNTASKCGFTPQYKELQQLYEAYHEKGFNILAFPSNQFGNQEPYRNEVIEQFCQQNYQVQFPLFSKVNVKGKKAHPLFHYLTKEAPGIFGSKSIKWNFTKFLLDRNGQVVNRFAPTVKPLQLKKEIERLL, encoded by the coding sequence ATGTCAATTTATAAATTTTCAGTCGAAACAATAAGTGGAGATCGAATTATCCTAAAAGCTTTCAAAGGGCAAGTGTTACTTATCGTAAATACCGCGAGTAAATGCGGTTTTACCCCTCAATATAAGGAACTGCAACAGCTTTATGAAGCATATCATGAAAAAGGCTTTAATATTCTTGCATTTCCATCTAATCAATTCGGGAATCAAGAGCCTTATCGCAACGAAGTCATCGAACAGTTTTGCCAGCAAAATTATCAAGTTCAATTTCCACTGTTTTCGAAAGTGAATGTAAAAGGTAAAAAAGCTCATCCTTTGTTTCACTATTTAACGAAAGAAGCACCGGGGATTTTCGGTTCGAAATCTATTAAATGGAACTTTACAAAGTTTTTACTTGATCGAAATGGACAAGTTGTAAATCGGTTTGCCCCGACAGTGAAGCCGTTGCAGCTAAAAAAAGAAATCGAACGGCTGCTATAA
- a CDS encoding GNAT family N-acetyltransferase, which produces MNIYKATKEDLSGVANLFNMYRVFYQQPSNVQKASQFLSERFEKEESVIFVAVENGNYLGFTQLYPSFSSVSLKRLWILNDLFVHEKARKRGIGKKLLAAAKEYAEKSGAKGLTLQTAKDNFSAQRLYENNGYKQDADFLYYDLTL; this is translated from the coding sequence ATGAATATTTACAAAGCAACAAAAGAGGATCTAAGCGGGGTTGCAAATTTATTTAATATGTACCGGGTATTTTATCAACAACCATCAAATGTACAAAAAGCTAGTCAATTTTTGTCTGAACGTTTTGAAAAAGAGGAGTCTGTTATTTTTGTCGCCGTTGAAAATGGAAATTATCTTGGATTCACTCAGCTCTATCCATCCTTTTCATCTGTGTCTTTAAAGAGGCTTTGGATTTTAAATGATTTGTTTGTTCATGAAAAAGCAAGGAAACGAGGTATCGGAAAAAAGCTACTAGCTGCTGCAAAAGAATATGCTGAAAAATCAGGAGCAAAAGGCTTAACTTTGCAAACTGCGAAAGATAATTTCTCCGCACAGAGATTATATGAAAACAACGGTTATAAACAAGATGCAGATTTTCTCTATTATGATTTAACATTATAG